The sequence CCACATTCCTAGGTTTAATCTTGTCAAGGCTGTTTGCCAAGAGGATCCTGACTTTCTGGCAGAAAACACCCTTTCCCTCTAGGGAGGGAGGAAAATTGAACTCCCTCCCTGTCCCAGTGATTACCTTGGCTTTACTGGAACTGTCTTTTGTCTTCCTTAGCCATTCCCCTTTTTAATTTCTCTACTCCATCCAGGCCAAAGTCTTTCAATTCCACCCCCCAAAAGAATATCTGTCTTTGTGGTAATCCACTCAGTCCCGTTACAAATGCCCAGCCTTACTTCTGGCTAACTCCTAGTTGTAGTGTAATTTTGACCCAGCTTACTTCAGGACAGCCTTGACCTTCAAAGTCTGGAAGACCAGCCACCCCTCTATTGTACCTTCCTTTCTCCCTGAATAGGCATGTGATTTGCTGTGTTAAGGAACACAGAGTATAAGTGACAATTTGATACTTGGGGATTgtttgggagtggggaggggtaaTGACATGATGCTCTTCATAAAGCTATCTTAACTGGAGTATTTGGGTAATTTTGATGTGGCCAAAAATTCCCCCAACAGTTACACTTTCTGGGTGGTTTTGTTCACTTTTTCTTTCCGTTTTGTAAATGGACATCCCATTCAATCAGTTGAACCTGAAGTAAGTAAAAAACCCCACCAGGATTCACTGGCTGGAAATCCAGGAATGTAATTAGATTTGGCTCTCTCATTGGCAGCGTGGAGTTGAAAGGGGAAGGATGCCCAGAAAGGGCAATAATAGCTTCTGAGGTGCTAGAGGAGGGACCCAGAGGCCTTGAAGTCAATGTTGTGGTCCTCTCAGAGGTCTGGGCAGATGGCTTCTGCACCACACCTGGGTCTGGTGAGTCGGGAACCTCAGGCCAGGCTATGGCCACTGCCACCTTCCCACTGTCAGCCCAGGGTCTCCATGGGCCATGAGGGCCAATGCTGCCTagatgattttcctttttctttccttacaaAGGAACAAGCTTTGCTTTTGCCTCTAAATGTAGTTTTGCCTTAAtcccaaacatttttctttggttATTGGATTATTTCTTAATGGATACACAATAATCGTATATATttgtagggtacatgtgatattttagtTGATGCATATATAGCGTGTAATCGAATTATGgcaattagtatagccattacctggaacatttattatttatattgaatCCCAAACATTTTGATTTCTGCCATTTtgtatatgttaaaaaataatttcttaaacagcttttttggaaaataaaagatatCTAATTAGTTGGAATTTTACTTTATTACAATTTAGATAGTATGTGGCAAGCAATTATAATTTGCATCATTTATGATTCTCTAACTTTTTAGTGATTTACTAGTAAGgctttttttaactaaaaagttaaaaaatattccatagatttttttctttttttcttttttctttttgtcagatgctttggaattaaagacattttctttttttttttttttttttttttttgagacagagtctcgctctgtcgcccaggctggagtgcagtggcggctcactgcaagctccgcctcccgggttcacgccattctcctgcctcagcctcctgagtagctgggactacaggcgcccgccaccgcgcccggctaattttttgtatttttagtagaaacggggtttcaccgtggtctcgatctcctgaccttgtgatccgcccgcctcggcctcccaaagtgctgggattacaggcgtgagccaccgcgcccggcctttttttttttttaaatagagatgaggtctcgttgtgttgcccaggctcgtcttgaactcctgggctcaagccattatcccaccttggcctcccaaagtgctgggattacagacatgagccactgtgctggagGGTGGAGGCTTTTTCAAGACATCTAGTATACAAGATGGTAACTGtagttaataatgtattgtatacatGAAAATTTCTAAGAgtacattttaagtgttctcaccacacataTGTGAGattatacatatgttaattagcttaaggcacccattctacaatgtatacatacttcAAAGCATCatattgtacaccataaatatacacaatttttatttctccattttaaaactaATGTTTTGGGGAAAAAGAACCAGGCTTTGTTTTACTGTGAATTGTTTGCTCCCTTGATTTCCATGTCAAAGTAATAACTCTTAATATATGTAAAAGAGACACAGTTAAAATACATGTCTCagaatggttttttttgttttgttttaattttacttccAATTGCTGTGTAATACTGTTGGGCTGCTTCTGtagtttctcatttaaaattttttggtgaAATATAATGGCACCCActgtgcattgtgtgtgtgtccctAATCTTTCCCATCTGGCTTGTTGGAGCAGAGAAGGATGCTGTTCTGGGCTATGTGACACTCCCGTTTGAATTGTCTTTGAGTGATCATCAGAAGCTTTTTCCCGGAATGAGTAGGCTCAGCTCTCAGGCTCCTTAGTTCTTACTTCCCAGGGGGACTAGAATTAAATAGAGTAGTGGGTAGATACAGGATGGGGCCAGTGGCCATCCTGTTTCCTCCTCTACACTTGATGAGATGCTCATCCTGATGCCAGCAGAGCTGTGGCTTTGTGGCCACCGAGTGCAGAATGGAATCGGGATAAACTGAGAACTCCCTTGCTGTTGCTAGCACAGTGACTTTGGCCCTGAGTTGGTCCCTCAGAAGGGCGAGGAAAAGATAGAGTTGCTTATGCTTGGGCTGAAAGGGATGCTTTGTTCCCTGTATGTTTCCTCAGGGTTCCATTCAGAGCCGATACATCAGCATGAGCGTGTGGACAAGCCCACGGAGACTTGTGGAGCTGGCGGGGCAGAGCCTGCTGAAGGATGAGGCCCTGGCCATCGCCGCCCTGGAGTTGCTGCCCAGGGAGCTCTTCCCGCCACTCTTCACAGCAGCCTTTGATGGGAGACATAGCCAGACCCTGAAGGCAATGGTGCAGGCCTGGCCCTTCACCTGCCTCCCTTTGGGAGTGCTGATGAAGGGACAACAGCTTCACCTGGAGACCTTCAAGGCTGTGCTTGATGGACTTGATGTGCTGCTTACCCAGGAGGTTCGCCCCAGGTAAGGGTGATCTAGCAGCTTCATGTGGGGCCCTGGGAACCTGAGCAGGATGCAGCCGGGGTCAGGGAGCATGGAGCACCTAAGGCTGGGCCAGAGGCTCCGATGGTGCCAGCAAGGAAGTTCAGGGAGGCCTTGGGGGCCACTGCAGGGGTCACTCTTGGAATGGGCTTCTGGACATGGGGCACTGATTAAAATGCAGGTGTCTGAAGGAACATGCACCTGCTTCCTCCTGGTGGGGCAGGAAGTGGTGACCAGGAAGGATCCCAGGATCCTAGTGGGAAAGGGAGCAACTGATGCCTTTCTGATGTATGGAGTAAAAGTGCAGATCTAAGGCAGTTGTTTGGTGGGTTCTTACCCACATTATGAGACTCATGGTcttatcttgagttgattttaaAGCATCTCGGCTATTAACGTGTTTTTCCCCACAGGAGGTGGAAACTTGAAGTGCTGGATTTACGGAAGAACTCTCATCAGGACTTCTGGACTGTATGGTCTGGAAACAGGGCCAGTCTCTACTCATTTCCAGAGCCAGAAGCAGCTCAGCCTATGAGAAAGAAGCGGAAAGTAGATGGTTTGAGCACAGAGGCAGAGCAGCCCTTCACTCCAATAGAGGTGCTCGTAGACCTGTCCCTCAAGGAAGGTGCCTGTGATGAGTTGTTCTCTTACCTCATGGAGAAAGTGAAGCGACAGAAAAATGTACTACACCTGTGCTGTAAGAAGCTGAAGATTTTTGCAATGCCCATGCAGAATATCAAGATGATCCTGAAAATGGTACAGCTGGACTCTATTGAAGATTTGGAAGTGACTTGTACCTGGAAGCTACCCACCTTGGCAAAATTTTCTCCCTACCTGGGCCAGATGATTAATCTGCGTAGACTCCTCCTCTCCCACATCCATGCATCTTCCTCCATTTCCCCGGAGAAGGAAGAGGAGTATATCGCCCAGTTCACCTCTCAGTTCCTCAGTCTGCAGTGCCTCCAGGCTCTCTATGTGGACTCTCTATTTTTCCTTAGAGGCCGCCTGGATCAGTTGCTCAGGTAAGGGATGGTGAGGTTTCTCTGCAGACCAGAGCAAGCCCTTCTTTATTGTAGTAAACAATAAAGGACATCTAGCATGTGCCAGCCACTGATAATGCAAGAGTGAGCAAGTCACTACCAGTTAACATGTCTTGTTCACCACTCTGTCCCCAAGCATGATATCACGTAACTACTACTCATTAGGGTTAGAGATATACATTAGGATAGATGCTATTAACAGTGACTCCTTGTTAGAAAACTCTGTAATGGGAGGTTGGGGTCTGGCGAGGGTGCCTTTAGGCATTCTTCCTTAGGAAGTGATGCCTAAGATGACCGAAAATAAGCAAGGAGGGCATTGAAGAAGGGAAAGCCTGTCAAAGGTGAGATTTGAAATTGTAAGCTGTGTACTCACCAGCTTCTCAACATGAGCTGTTCCCTCTAAACCCGACTCAAATTTCCTGTCTGTAAAGTGTGATTTAGATCTCAAGGTAATAGGTGGGAAATGCAGGATTCTGGAGATGTGGGAGAAGGAACAAGAGTGAGGAATTGCAAAAATTGATAGGTGGTTTGCTGATGATGCGGTGATCTAAGGTAGCCCTGCAGCCTGGGAACCCCC comes from Macaca fascicularis isolate 582-1 chromosome 10, T2T-MFA8v1.1 and encodes:
- the LOC101866303 gene encoding melanoma antigen preferentially expressed in tumors, producing MERRRLRGSIQSRYISMSVWTSPRRLVELAGQSLLKDEALAIAALELLPRELFPPLFTAAFDGRHSQTLKAMVQAWPFTCLPLGVLMKGQQLHLETFKAVLDGLDVLLTQEVRPRRWKLEVLDLRKNSHQDFWTVWSGNRASLYSFPEPEAAQPMRKKRKVDGLSTEAEQPFTPIEVLVDLSLKEGACDELFSYLMEKVKRQKNVLHLCCKKLKIFAMPMQNIKMILKMVQLDSIEDLEVTCTWKLPTLAKFSPYLGQMINLRRLLLSHIHASSSISPEKEEEYIAQFTSQFLSLQCLQALYVDSLFFLRGRLDQLLRHVMNPLETLSVTNCRLSEGDVIHLSQSPNVSQLSVLSLSGVMLTDVSPEPLQALLERASATLQDLDFDECGIMDDQLLVLLPSLSHCSQLTTLSFCGNPISISVLENLLHHLIGLSNLTHVLYPVPLESYEDVHGTLHLGRLAYLHARLRELLCELGRPSMVWLSANPCPHCGDRTFYDPEPILCPCFMPN